One Panicum virgatum strain AP13 chromosome 9K, P.virgatum_v5, whole genome shotgun sequence genomic region harbors:
- the LOC120650602 gene encoding thylakoid lumenal 17.4 kDa protein, chloroplastic-like yields the protein MASSSCLASPAGAAALICRARRPRRRVACSASEKSAEPAWLAAGGRSAGGRLACGVLAAWAVASASSPVIAASQRLPPLSTEPNRCERAFVGNTIGQANGVYDKPLDLRFCDYTNEKTNLKGKSLAAALMSDAKFDGADMSEVVMSKAYAVGASFKGTNFTNAVIDRVKFEKADLTGAIFKNTVLSGSTFDDAKMEDVVFEDTIIGYIDLQKLCTNTSISADNRLELGCR from the exons ATGGCCTCCTCGTcctgcctcgcctcgccggccggcgccgcggcgctgatctgccgcgcgcggcggccgaggcGCCGCGTGGCGTGCTCGGCGAGCGAGAAGAGCGCCGAGCCGGCGTGGCTCGCGGCCGGGGGCaggagcgccggcggccgcctcgCGTGCGGCGTGCTGGCGGCCTGGGCCGTCGCGTCCGCGTCCAGCCCGGTCATTGCCGCGAGCCAG AGATTGCCTCCACTCTCAACTGAGCCAAACAGATGTGAGCGTGCATTCGTGGGGAACACAATTGGTCAGGCAAATGGGGTGTATGACAAGCCCCTTGATCTCCGGTTTTGTGATTACACGAACGAGAAAACTAATCTGAAAGGCAAGTCTCTAGCTGCGGCGTTGATGTCCGATGCAAAGTTTGATGGCGCCGACATGTCTGAAGTTGTCATGTCCAAAGCTTATGCTGTTGGCGCAAGCTTCAAAG GAACCAACTTCACGAATGCAGTGATAGACCGTGTCAAATTCGAGAAGGCTGATCTCACAGGGGCAATCTTCAAGAATACAGTCTTGTCAGGATCGACCTTCGATGATGCTAAGATGGAAGATGTTGTGTTCGAGGACACAATCATCGGCTACATTGACCTTCAGAAGCTGTGCACAAACACCAGTATCAGCGCAGACAATAGATTAGAGCTGGGGTGTAGGTGA
- the LOC120650601 gene encoding uncharacterized protein LOC120650601 codes for MTPASMVAMPRSVPAAFPASSARAGERRNARTALRTAACGGDEQQPPSMAAVPPSLRAIQAKRKQAAAQRGVPRATATSAAGCAVAALVKAVEAVQGAAAGGAAEAARGAGDAVAWVFSKVHFQSPDLAVGLLGMVACCLGTAVQAERDRMEARRLEALRDAQAEPDDDDGGDADAEEPEDLPELVEGDMEKELWGRIGILHGGGLYGDGQEELDEEEIKEIDSARARRRKAAYERIIASGGANSLVLSNYAQLLYELDKDINRAEMYFKQAVAAEPADGEAMRRYGMFLWHARGDIGGAEEMFTGAIDEEPESSHHRSSYAWFLWMTGGVETCLIDTGKNNGGDAE; via the exons ATGACCCCGGCGAGCATGGTCGCCATGCCCAGGAGCGTTCCGGCGGCGTTCCCGGCGTCGTCGGCGCGCGCCGGGGAGCGGAGGAACGCCCGGACCGCGCTCAGGAcagcggcgtgcggcggggaCGAGCAGCAGCCGCCGTCCATGGCGGCGGTGCCGCCGTCGCTGCGCGCCATCCAGGCCAAGCggaagcaggcggcggcgcagcgcggggTGCCGCGGGCGACGGCCACGAGCGCGGCCGggtgcgcggtggcggcgctcgtcAAGGCCGTGGAGGCCGTCCAaggtgcggcggccgggggcgccgccgaggccgcgcgcggcgccggggACGCCGTGGCGTGGGTCTTCAGCAAGGTGCACTTCCAGTCGCCGGACCTCGCCGTCGGGCTGCTCGGCATGGTCGCCTGCTGCCTCGGCACCGCCGTCCAGGCGGAGAGGGACCGCATGGAGGCCAGGAGGCTCGAGGCGCTGCGCGACGCGCAGGCCGagcccgacgacgacgacggcggggaCGCGGACGCGGAGGAGCCCGAGGATCTGCCAGAGCTGGTGGAGGGGGACATGGAGAAGGAGCTCTGGGGCCGGATCGGCATCCTGCATGGCGGCGGCCTGTACGGGGACGGCCAGGAGGAGCTCGACGAGGAAGAGATCAAGGAGATCGACAGCgcccgcgcacggcggcggaaGGCGGCCTACGAGAGGATCATCGCCTCCGGCGGAGCGAACTCGCTCGTCCTCTCCAACTACGCGCAGCTCCTCTACGAGTTGGACAAGGACATCAACAG GGCGGAGATGTACTTCAAGCAGGCGGTGGCCGCGGAGCCGGCGGACGGCGAGGCAATGCGGAGGTACGGCATGTTCCTCTGGCACGCCCGCGGCGACATcggtggcgcggaggaaatGTTCACCGGCGCCATCGACGAGGAGCCCGAGAGCAGCCACCACCGGAGCAGCTACGCGTGGTTCCTCTGGATGACCGGCGGCGTCGAGACCTGCCTCATCGACACCGGCAAGAACAACGGCGGCGACGCCGAATGA
- the LOC120650603 gene encoding uncharacterized protein LOC120650603 — protein MNGINPNGGILSYGTLEGYAMWVATGVASAFFASLERCACIHLHTAEDDGDEEDLDLEEARERPLMLSRPQALPEHYYDRSGSAASFAKM, from the coding sequence ATGAACGGAATCAACCCGAACGGCGGGATCCTGTCGTACGGGACGCTGGAGGGGTACGCGATGTGGGTGGCGACGGGGGTGGCGTCGGCCTTCTTCGCGTCGCTGGAGCGGTGCGCCTGCATCCACCTGCACACGGccgaggacgacggcgacgaggaggacctGGACCTGGAGGAGGCCAGGGAGCGCCCGCTCATGCTCTCGCGCCCCCAGGCGCTCCCCGAGCACTACTACGACCGGTccggctccgccgcctccttcgcCAAGATGTGA